From one Sulfuricurvum sp. IAE1 genomic stretch:
- a CDS encoding HU family DNA-binding protein, producing MNKAQFVELVQKSGGYKTKVEAETAIKAFTEAVTAALVAKEEVALVGFGSFSSSLQKGKSGKVPGTSKTYSTKDKMVPKFKPGKSLKDSVAAGK from the coding sequence ATGAATAAAGCGCAATTCGTAGAATTGGTTCAAAAAAGCGGCGGCTACAAAACAAAAGTTGAAGCGGAAACAGCGATCAAAGCTTTCACTGAAGCGGTAACAGCTGCTCTCGTAGCAAAAGAAGAAGTCGCGCTCGTCGGTTTCGGCAGCTTCAGCTCATCTTTGCAAAAAGGTAAAAGCGGTAAAGTACCGGGAACGTCTAAAACGTACAGCACAAAAGACAAAATGGTTCCAAAATTCAAACCGGGCAAAAGTCTTAAAGACAGCGTAGCTGCCGGCAAATAA
- the motB gene encoding flagellar motor protein MotB yields MGKKKCKKCPECPAGEKWAVPTADFFSLLLALFIALYALSSVNKEKVQAVKEEFVKIYDYAPVPEAINPVVNMVSEADTKTESSGQSSGDMPVSDGGAVLEGTPPIDQETMEAIANLQQELQKASMGEGALDQAMDGVLLKLPATVPFRGSSTTIDNEEMRLFIKRIADLLNMFPPTVHISVRGYTDDLPVPRGTNHRDNLELSSRRAESVVRVLIENGVAAERLSAAGFGSAHPIAPNTSEANRAKNRRVELYMFISNETPVDTAKQQSILDALGKLQK; encoded by the coding sequence ATGGGCAAAAAGAAATGTAAAAAATGTCCCGAGTGTCCCGCAGGGGAAAAATGGGCCGTTCCGACGGCCGACTTTTTCAGCCTTCTGCTGGCGCTCTTTATCGCACTTTATGCCCTTTCGTCCGTCAATAAGGAAAAAGTACAGGCCGTTAAAGAAGAGTTTGTCAAAATTTACGACTACGCACCGGTTCCCGAGGCGATCAACCCGGTCGTCAACATGGTAAGCGAGGCCGATACCAAAACCGAGTCTTCGGGGCAGTCGAGCGGCGATATGCCCGTATCCGACGGTGGAGCGGTACTGGAGGGGACCCCGCCGATCGATCAGGAGACGATGGAAGCGATCGCCAACCTGCAACAGGAACTGCAAAAGGCGTCGATGGGGGAAGGAGCCCTGGATCAGGCAATGGACGGCGTCCTTCTGAAGCTTCCCGCTACCGTTCCCTTCCGGGGATCGAGCACAACGATCGACAATGAAGAGATGAGACTCTTTATCAAACGGATCGCGGATTTGCTGAACATGTTCCCTCCAACCGTTCATATTTCGGTGCGGGGCTATACCGATGATCTTCCGGTTCCCAGAGGGACGAATCATCGGGATAATCTCGAACTTTCCAGCCGGCGGGCCGAGTCGGTCGTTCGTGTTCTGATCGAAAACGGCGTCGCCGCCGAACGTCTTTCGGCTGCCGGATTCGGCTCTGCCCATCCCATCGCTCCCAACACCAGCGAAGCCAACCGGGCGAAAAACCGCCGGGTGGAACTTTACATGTTCATTTCGAACGAAACTCCGGTCGATACGGCCAAGCAGCAAAGTATTCTCGACGCCTTGGGCAAACTCCAGAAATAA
- a CDS encoding HobA family DNA replication regulator → MRRFDQWTLDSIRSEGAAMSWFEEQRFEWTPAVANALEQVMEGKSIVLITDHDRKWFAHYITSSLNKRLQDRPMIPIVCIDALFPHYDHISGGEAIDTLTDMLDITFKGEYFFWYVGRGDERRADIAKRNASSLLWIMDESFQNAVRLRSFDPLIDIKLLQLYRLFDKTLGAMLFGEIDVRE, encoded by the coding sequence GTGCGCCGTTTCGATCAATGGACATTGGATTCGATCCGCTCCGAAGGGGCGGCGATGAGCTGGTTCGAAGAACAGCGGTTTGAGTGGACCCCGGCGGTTGCCAATGCCCTGGAGCAGGTGATGGAGGGGAAAAGCATCGTCCTCATCACCGATCACGATCGAAAATGGTTCGCCCACTACATCACGTCGTCGCTCAACAAACGTCTTCAGGACCGTCCGATGATCCCGATCGTCTGCATCGACGCGCTATTCCCCCATTACGATCACATCAGCGGCGGCGAAGCGATCGATACGCTCACCGATATGCTCGACATTACCTTCAAAGGGGAATATTTCTTCTGGTACGTCGGAAGGGGAGACGAGCGACGGGCCGATATCGCCAAGCGTAATGCCAGCAGTCTGCTGTGGATCATGGACGAGAGTTTTCAAAACGCGGTGCGGCTGAGGTCGTTCGATCCGCTGATCGACATCAAACTGCTGCAGCTCTATCGTCTGTTCGATAAAACGCTCGGCGCGATGCTGTTCGGGGAGATTGATGTTCGCGAGTGA
- the folP gene encoding dihydropteroate synthase, whose translation MYVERLSDTVDLRRELVRLGVDGGGIGILADKGTSHVIKISGLHVGAANILKQDALSVGADLAVPRGTVTASVPRVDALLIATERQLAALIQKEKAQPFGLKQLSTELSGFLKLPFRPEVQVMGIVNANDDSFHRESRFQGEAALQRIETMIEEGAAIIDLGGVSSRPGSESVSPEEELSRLSPVIDLLYREKIYDKVRLSLDSYEPSVIAYALERGFSIVNDITGLSNDEVARLCGIYGATAVVMHMQGDPKTMQENPTYESVVHEVELFFRERIEKAERFGIADVILDTGIGFGKRLEDNLALITHQKHFLRLGKPLLVGASRKSLINAIAPSGVSERLPGTLAVHLKAIEEGATVLRVHDVKEHVQAIAVWEALRG comes from the coding sequence GTGTACGTTGAGAGACTTTCGGACACGGTCGACCTTCGCCGGGAACTGGTCCGTTTGGGGGTTGATGGTGGAGGGATCGGCATCCTTGCCGATAAAGGTACCTCTCATGTGATCAAAATTTCGGGCCTGCACGTCGGTGCCGCCAATATCCTCAAACAAGACGCCCTTAGCGTCGGTGCCGATCTGGCCGTCCCCAGGGGAACGGTCACCGCGTCCGTCCCCCGTGTCGACGCCCTGCTGATAGCGACCGAACGGCAGCTCGCCGCATTGATCCAAAAAGAAAAAGCCCAACCATTCGGGCTCAAACAGCTTTCGACGGAACTTTCGGGCTTTTTGAAACTCCCGTTTCGCCCCGAAGTTCAGGTCATGGGAATTGTCAACGCGAACGACGACAGCTTCCACCGGGAGAGCCGGTTTCAGGGTGAAGCCGCACTGCAGAGGATCGAGACGATGATCGAAGAGGGCGCCGCCATTATCGATCTGGGAGGCGTTTCGAGCCGTCCGGGCAGCGAAAGTGTCAGCCCCGAGGAGGAACTTTCCCGCCTTTCGCCCGTGATCGATCTGTTGTACCGTGAAAAAATCTACGACAAAGTGCGGCTGAGCCTGGACAGTTACGAGCCCTCGGTGATCGCCTACGCACTCGAGCGCGGTTTTTCGATCGTCAATGACATCACGGGGCTCTCCAATGACGAAGTAGCACGGCTGTGCGGCATATACGGTGCCACCGCGGTCGTTATGCACATGCAAGGAGACCCCAAAACGATGCAGGAGAACCCGACGTACGAATCGGTCGTTCACGAGGTCGAACTTTTTTTCCGCGAACGGATCGAAAAAGCCGAACGTTTCGGCATCGCCGACGTTATTCTCGATACGGGGATCGGATTTGGCAAACGGCTTGAAGACAATCTTGCCCTCATTACCCATCAAAAACATTTTTTGCGGCTGGGAAAACCGTTGCTTGTCGGGGCCAGCCGCAAATCGCTGATCAACGCCATTGCCCCTTCGGGAGTGTCCGAGCGTCTTCCGGGGACGCTCGCCGTCCATCTCAAGGCTATCGAAGAGGGAGCTACGGTTCTTCGGGTCCATGATGTGAAGGAACACGTTCAGGCGATTGCAGTCTGGGAAGCGTTGAGAGGATAG
- a CDS encoding inorganic phosphate transporter gives MFSRDNLFFGGIFVLATALFMVWGLDYLQNHHTLFILATLFGIFMAFNIGGNDVANSFGTSVGAKTLTVKQALIIAAIFELSGAMLAGAEVTNTIRKGIVDLSAMDFDPMLLVFVMMGSLLSAATWLLFASMKGYPVSTTHSIVGGVLGGSIALGYATMSQGESVFDLVHWDQITKIAISWVVSPILGGMASYAIYWYLKKYILDYNDTVQAHIDSIKDQLSSLKAAHNEATASTEEKARYEEQVHELNRLKKKSNAFYALRTHAPLVAAFGVAMIASMLLFKGLKHANLGFNDAQIFLLIATFSTLTYGIVFAIIKVMHKDTPHKATMRLFSMLQVLTASAFAFSHGANDIANAIGPFAAIIDILATGQINAESAVPVAAMATFGIALVAGLWFIGKEVIDTVGSRITEIFPVTGFAAELGATFIIMLATVLGIPVSSTHILVGAIIGIGMLNRNANWALMKPIALAWVITLPAAASMAALFFFLLKLVFGY, from the coding sequence ATGTTCTCTCGCGACAACCTCTTTTTCGGCGGTATTTTCGTCCTTGCCACCGCCTTGTTCATGGTCTGGGGTTTGGATTACCTCCAAAACCACCACACCCTCTTTATCCTCGCGACGCTGTTCGGAATTTTCATGGCATTCAACATCGGCGGAAACGACGTGGCCAACTCATTCGGAACAAGCGTCGGTGCCAAGACGTTGACCGTCAAACAAGCGCTTATCATCGCCGCGATCTTCGAACTAAGCGGTGCTATGCTCGCGGGGGCCGAAGTCACCAACACCATCCGTAAAGGGATCGTTGATCTTTCGGCAATGGATTTCGATCCGATGCTTCTCGTATTCGTCATGATGGGATCGCTCCTCTCCGCCGCGACATGGCTGCTGTTCGCATCGATGAAAGGGTATCCCGTATCAACCACCCATTCAATCGTCGGCGGGGTGCTTGGCGGTTCGATAGCGCTGGGATACGCGACGATGAGCCAGGGAGAGAGCGTCTTCGACCTGGTCCACTGGGACCAGATCACCAAGATTGCCATCAGCTGGGTCGTTTCTCCGATTCTGGGGGGGATGGCGTCATACGCCATTTACTGGTACCTGAAAAAATATATTCTCGATTATAACGATACGGTCCAGGCCCATATCGACTCTATCAAAGATCAGCTCAGTTCTCTTAAAGCCGCCCATAACGAAGCGACCGCTTCGACCGAAGAAAAAGCGCGCTACGAAGAACAGGTTCACGAGCTTAACCGTCTCAAAAAGAAATCGAACGCCTTTTACGCCCTGCGTACCCACGCACCGCTCGTTGCGGCTTTCGGGGTAGCCATGATTGCAAGCATGCTGCTGTTCAAAGGGCTCAAACACGCTAATCTCGGCTTTAACGACGCCCAGATTTTCCTGTTAATCGCGACATTCTCAACGCTGACCTACGGTATCGTCTTTGCGATTATCAAAGTGATGCACAAAGACACGCCGCACAAAGCGACGATGCGCCTTTTCAGCATGCTGCAGGTTCTGACCGCTTCGGCATTCGCGTTCAGCCACGGTGCAAACGATATCGCCAACGCCATCGGACCGTTTGCCGCGATCATCGACATTCTTGCCACAGGGCAGATCAATGCCGAATCCGCGGTTCCGGTTGCGGCGATGGCAACGTTCGGCATCGCCCTTGTCGCGGGGCTCTGGTTTATCGGTAAAGAGGTCATCGACACGGTGGGAAGCCGGATTACCGAGATTTTCCCCGTCACCGGCTTCGCAGCTGAACTCGGGGCGACGTTTATCATCATGCTCGCCACCGTTTTGGGGATCCCCGTTTCCTCGACCCACATCCTCGTGGGGGCCATCATCGGGATCGGCATGCTCAACCGCAACGCCAACTGGGCCTTGATGAAACCGATAGCACTCGCGTGGGTCATCACCCTTCCCGCTGCGGCTTCCATGGCTGCACTGTTCTTTTTCCTCCTCAAACTCGTGTTCGGCTACTAA
- a CDS encoding peptidylprolyl isomerase — translation MRILVAFFIAAVTVFAAANPRVMLQTTQGEITLELYSSVAPLAVENFTTHVKNGYYNGLSFHRIIKNFMIQGGDPTGTGTGGESIWKKPFKDEFKSGVVFDKPGILAMANAGPRTNGSQFFITTAPTPWLNGYHTIFGRVVSGMDTLAKLNNVPTNGQRGGDRPLQAQKILKATLLP, via the coding sequence GTGCGTATTTTAGTTGCCTTTTTCATTGCCGCCGTCACGGTTTTCGCCGCAGCCAATCCCCGCGTTATGCTGCAAACGACACAGGGGGAGATCACCCTCGAGCTCTACTCCTCGGTCGCCCCTTTGGCGGTAGAAAATTTCACCACCCACGTCAAAAACGGCTATTACAACGGCCTAAGCTTCCACCGTATCATCAAAAACTTTATGATCCAGGGGGGAGATCCTACCGGCACGGGTACCGGCGGCGAATCAATCTGGAAAAAACCTTTTAAAGACGAATTCAAATCGGGAGTCGTTTTCGACAAACCCGGCATCCTTGCAATGGCAAACGCCGGACCGCGTACCAACGGAAGCCAGTTTTTCATCACGACTGCCCCTACCCCGTGGCTTAACGGCTATCATACAATCTTCGGCCGGGTCGTATCGGGCATGGATACCCTGGCCAAACTCAATAACGTTCCGACCAACGGTCAGCGGGGCGGAGACCGTCCCCTTCAGGCCCAAAAAATCCTCAAAGCAACCCTTCTTCCCTGA
- a CDS encoding DNA polymerase III subunit delta' — MFASDRGGIIITERLEERCTQIEESLRPLRCVTFLRDDFKIEDAKEAIAEAYKSESQTKTLILGAKSFTVPAQNALLKILEEPPRNIVFILLAPNKSTFLPTVRSRLSLSVEREGRVYEPLDVELANLDLAAMFAFVKENDRLKKHEAKGLIERLAHQAVHVEKLNLSASQLEGFEKAIRLIELNARFQSVLVMVLMNFLKEVKRVR, encoded by the coding sequence ATGTTCGCGAGTGATCGGGGAGGTATTATCATCACCGAACGCCTCGAGGAGAGGTGCACGCAGATCGAAGAGTCGCTGCGCCCCTTGCGGTGCGTCACGTTTTTGCGCGACGATTTTAAAATCGAAGACGCCAAGGAAGCGATCGCCGAAGCCTATAAAAGCGAATCGCAAACCAAAACCCTGATTCTCGGAGCCAAAAGTTTTACGGTTCCGGCGCAGAACGCCCTGCTCAAAATTCTCGAAGAACCCCCGAGAAACATCGTTTTCATCCTTCTCGCACCCAATAAAAGTACCTTTTTACCTACGGTTCGTTCACGGTTGAGTCTGAGCGTCGAGCGGGAAGGGCGCGTATACGAGCCGTTGGACGTCGAACTCGCGAATCTCGACCTTGCGGCGATGTTCGCGTTTGTCAAAGAGAACGACCGGCTTAAAAAACACGAAGCCAAAGGGTTGATCGAGCGGTTGGCGCATCAGGCGGTACACGTCGAAAAACTGAACCTTTCGGCATCGCAGCTCGAGGGATTCGAAAAAGCGATTCGCCTCATCGAGCTCAATGCCCGTTTCCAGAGCGTACTGGTGATGGTACTGATGAATTTTCTCAAAGAGGTGAAACGTGTACGTTGA
- a CDS encoding cation:proton antiporter, with translation MSNSAVIITLSLLVLLSPFLSRVTRIPVVVVEILLGSMAAYFGFLVENELFKIIAKVGFLYLMFLAGMEVNLKAFGFEKKSLLRRTVVYFVMLYACSLALFLYFDLSSVYLVAFPIFSLGMLMALVKEYGKNEPWLALALNIGIIGELVSIMALTILSGGLEYGYNREFAFTLGGLFLFLIAFVLLFKGIRILFWWYPGLKTLIMPHEDGKDQDVRFSMALMFIMVAVMLYLKIDVVLGAFLAGVFIATYFKHKTELPEKLSSFGFGFLVPIFFIHVGSTLALDAFTDPKILQLALAIAGAIIGVRLLSSFVAYGGYLGFRNTVLFSLSDSMPLTFTVAIATLGYGAGAITHDEYYAFIVASMGSGIFLMIAIKIIYSFFRRYRP, from the coding sequence ATGAGTAACAGTGCGGTCATCATCACCCTTTCGCTACTGGTGCTTCTCTCGCCGTTTCTGTCGCGCGTCACCCGTATCCCCGTCGTCGTCGTCGAGATACTGTTGGGGAGTATGGCCGCTTATTTCGGCTTTCTCGTCGAAAATGAACTCTTCAAAATCATCGCCAAAGTCGGGTTTTTGTACCTGATGTTTCTGGCGGGGATGGAGGTTAACCTCAAAGCGTTCGGCTTCGAGAAAAAATCGCTTCTTCGCCGCACGGTTGTTTATTTCGTGATGCTTTACGCCTGTTCTCTGGCGCTTTTTTTGTATTTCGATCTCAGCTCTGTTTATCTGGTCGCGTTCCCCATCTTTTCCCTGGGGATGCTGATGGCACTGGTGAAAGAATACGGCAAAAACGAACCGTGGCTGGCACTGGCGCTTAACATCGGGATCATCGGCGAACTCGTCAGCATCATGGCGCTGACGATTCTTAGCGGAGGGTTGGAATACGGATACAACCGTGAATTCGCCTTTACACTGGGAGGGCTTTTCCTTTTCCTCATTGCGTTCGTGCTGCTGTTCAAGGGGATCCGTATCCTGTTCTGGTGGTATCCGGGGCTCAAGACCCTTATCATGCCCCACGAAGACGGTAAAGACCAGGACGTCCGCTTTTCGATGGCGCTGATGTTCATCATGGTCGCGGTGATGCTCTACCTTAAAATCGACGTCGTACTGGGCGCATTTTTGGCGGGCGTTTTCATTGCCACCTATTTCAAGCACAAAACCGAACTGCCTGAAAAACTCTCTTCTTTCGGATTCGGGTTCTTGGTGCCGATCTTTTTCATTCACGTCGGTTCGACGCTCGCGCTGGATGCGTTTACCGATCCGAAAATCCTGCAGTTAGCCCTTGCGATCGCCGGGGCGATCATCGGGGTGCGGCTACTCAGTTCGTTTGTCGCCTACGGCGGCTATCTCGGGTTTCGCAATACGGTCCTTTTTTCCCTCAGCGACTCGATGCCGCTGACGTTTACGGTGGCGATCGCAACCCTGGGATACGGCGCGGGGGCCATCACCCACGATGAATATTATGCGTTTATCGTGGCGAGTATGGGGAGCGGAATTTTCTTAATGATCGCTATTAAAATCATTTATTCATTTTTTCGCCGATATAGACCATAA
- the motA gene encoding flagellar motor stator protein MotA, whose product MDLTVVLGILLAITSLSVGDILEGGNPAHLIHISSLLIIFPTAMFAAMVATDGPYVKGAFKNLGPIVFKKSTVNLEERIKEIIGLAVMARRDGLLSLEQKVANLDNEFLKQGLGMAVDGNEVDTIAEALELVIEETEEYYHGCAHYWILAGETSPVMGLVGAVMGLILALQKLDDPAAMAAGIAGAFTATVTGIFSAYVLLGPFGQKMKAKSHHIVKEQKMMLEGIIGIVHGDNPRTLEAKLLNFLSPAEEKHSQFN is encoded by the coding sequence ATGGATTTAACGGTTGTCTTGGGAATATTGCTGGCGATTACGTCTCTTTCGGTAGGAGACATACTGGAGGGGGGAAATCCCGCCCATCTCATTCACATTTCGTCGTTGCTGATTATCTTCCCGACGGCGATGTTTGCCGCGATGGTTGCGACTGATGGCCCTTACGTCAAGGGGGCGTTCAAAAATCTCGGTCCTATTGTTTTTAAAAAATCGACCGTCAATCTCGAAGAACGGATCAAAGAGATCATCGGTCTGGCAGTCATGGCACGGCGTGACGGGCTGCTGTCGCTGGAGCAGAAAGTCGCCAACCTCGACAACGAGTTTTTAAAGCAGGGGCTGGGAATGGCGGTTGACGGCAACGAAGTCGACACGATCGCCGAAGCACTTGAACTGGTGATCGAGGAGACCGAGGAATATTACCACGGGTGTGCCCATTACTGGATTCTCGCGGGGGAAACCTCTCCGGTTATGGGGCTTGTCGGGGCCGTTATGGGGCTTATTCTCGCGCTGCAGAAACTCGACGATCCCGCCGCAATGGCTGCGGGTATCGCGGGGGCGTTTACCGCGACCGTTACGGGTATTTTCTCGGCATACGTCCTTTTGGGGCCGTTCGGCCAAAAAATGAAGGCCAAATCGCACCATATCGTCAAAGAACAGAAGATGATGCTCGAAGGGATCATCGGTATCGTCCACGGCGACAATCCCCGTACCCTTGAAGCCAAGCTGCTCAATTTCCTCTCGCCCGCAGAAGAAAAACACAGCCAATTTAACTAA
- a CDS encoding aspartate kinase produces the protein MLIVQKFGGTSVGDLERIQNVANRVSETLKEGHKVVVVVSAMSGETNKLIAYAEHYTDSPERREVDMLLSSGERVTAALLSIALNAMGHKAVSMSGRKAGIVTDAVHTKARIEMIDPSSMHAELADGKVVVVAGFQGVTEEGNVTTLGRGGSDLSAVAIAGALEADLCEIYTDVDGIYTTDPRIEPKARKMDKISYDEMLELASLGAKVLQNRSVELAKKLNVNLVTRSSFSNAEGTLITKEENIMEKPLVSGIALDKNQARVSLGGVIDRPGIASDIFTRLADNSVNIDMIIQTLGHDGKTNLDFTVPKTELLDAKKVVETFIAEGEITEASYDERICKVSIVGVGMKSHTGVAAKAFQTMASENINIMMISTSEIKVSMVIDEKYAELAVRSLHSAYSLDQ, from the coding sequence ATGCTAATCGTACAAAAATTCGGCGGAACCAGCGTCGGGGATCTGGAACGGATCCAAAACGTCGCGAACCGGGTTTCTGAAACCCTCAAGGAAGGGCACAAAGTCGTTGTCGTCGTTTCGGCGATGAGCGGCGAAACCAATAAACTGATCGCGTATGCCGAACACTATACCGACTCTCCCGAACGCCGCGAAGTCGACATGCTCCTTAGCTCCGGCGAGCGGGTCACCGCAGCGCTCCTTTCGATTGCCCTGAATGCGATGGGGCATAAAGCGGTATCGATGAGCGGCCGTAAAGCGGGGATTGTGACCGATGCCGTCCATACGAAAGCGCGGATCGAAATGATCGATCCTTCCTCCATGCATGCGGAGCTCGCAGACGGCAAAGTCGTCGTCGTTGCCGGTTTCCAGGGGGTTACCGAAGAGGGCAACGTCACAACGCTCGGACGCGGGGGATCGGATCTCTCGGCCGTCGCGATTGCCGGTGCGCTCGAAGCGGATCTGTGCGAAATCTATACTGATGTCGACGGCATCTACACCACCGACCCGCGGATCGAGCCCAAAGCGCGCAAAATGGATAAAATCAGCTACGACGAGATGCTCGAACTGGCATCCCTTGGGGCCAAGGTGCTCCAGAACCGCTCCGTAGAGCTGGCCAAAAAACTCAACGTCAATCTTGTTACCCGTTCCAGCTTCAGCAATGCGGAAGGGACATTAATCACAAAGGAAGAGAACATTATGGAAAAACCACTTGTCAGCGGTATCGCACTCGATAAAAACCAGGCGCGCGTTTCACTCGGCGGTGTCATCGACCGTCCCGGCATCGCATCGGATATCTTCACCCGCCTCGCCGACAACAGCGTCAACATCGACATGATTATCCAAACCCTCGGCCATGATGGTAAAACCAACCTCGATTTCACCGTTCCCAAAACGGAACTGCTGGATGCGAAAAAAGTGGTCGAAACGTTTATCGCGGAGGGTGAAATTACGGAAGCGAGCTACGATGAGCGGATCTGCAAGGTCTCGATCGTCGGCGTCGGTATGAAATCGCACACCGGTGTCGCGGCCAAAGCGTTCCAGACGATGGCTTCGGAGAACATCAACATCATGATGATCTCGACTTCTGAAATCAAGGTTTCGATGGTGATCGACGAGAAATACGCGGAGCTTGCCGTGCGCTCGCTGCACAGCGCTTATTCACTGGATCAGTAA
- a CDS encoding RNA pyrophosphohydrolase — protein MTHNLFYRPNVAAIIVSSEYPETKQIFIAERTDLEGVWQFPQGGIDEGESSEEALFRELKEEIGTKKVEIIAEYPDWIAYDFPPHIAAKMAPYAGQKQRYYLVRLKPGAKIDLDTKHPEFKRYRFVGVDELFDHIAHFKKAVYEQVISHFRAKGYL, from the coding sequence ATGACACACAATTTGTTCTACCGGCCGAACGTGGCGGCGATTATCGTTTCGAGTGAGTATCCCGAAACGAAACAGATTTTTATCGCCGAGCGCACCGATTTGGAAGGGGTATGGCAGTTTCCGCAAGGGGGGATCGACGAGGGTGAATCGAGCGAAGAAGCCCTTTTCCGCGAGCTCAAAGAGGAAATCGGGACGAAAAAAGTTGAGATTATAGCCGAGTACCCCGATTGGATCGCGTATGACTTCCCGCCGCACATCGCCGCCAAAATGGCGCCGTACGCGGGGCAGAAACAGCGCTATTACCTGGTGAGGCTGAAACCGGGTGCCAAGATCGATCTGGATACCAAGCATCCCGAGTTCAAACGCTACCGTTTCGTCGGGGTGGATGAACTGTTCGACCACATCGCCCATTTCAAAAAAGCGGTCTATGAACAAGTGATTTCCCATTTTAGAGCCAAGGGGTACCTGTAA
- a CDS encoding ATP-binding protein, with amino-acid sequence MFVKLLQRIFSPKPSSDSTPKSSKPSDVFVFSDVVRAGEGHFFADYTLYLHERAVPVDILFFLPRRGLYYGEKISWNLDDVREATLSKASTRRKQEASTRFDTVESAIRRKIADVVSFDSTPLTRFIWMENLRKEEYETLDSSFHDLLPPSRVVFADDSPAEALSKLEALAEYADEPYSALRTIGSLNAHRLLLPTPKEPFGSFLSDEQYLFLDTPFSDACTTLYGASGSGKSTLLLRRAVAEVLRDRTCVVLIVTPTSLAGELLRDKWISLMEYGAFSIPLDSIRFCTPEEFDAAGEITEDIRIIMCDDTDRMEGPFLEKLKAMRGERWLLLSTMSEPDTLENTFFLLNRYRYSDNVAILNATAAQALFILLSELRRRLQESAAHEVMVVLPEPAMLVEYKKAIDEYLGLNCRILQPGFSLQYQNLDNLLLATPDMISGIRIPHLYLLDFSETPDCTFELSRASDTATIILVSNSDVPVT; translated from the coding sequence GTGTTCGTAAAATTATTACAGCGTATTTTCTCCCCCAAACCTTCTTCGGACTCTACGCCAAAGTCCTCCAAGCCTTCTGATGTCTTCGTTTTTTCGGATGTCGTACGTGCGGGTGAAGGTCATTTTTTTGCCGACTACACCCTTTATCTGCACGAACGCGCGGTTCCCGTCGACATCCTCTTTTTTCTGCCCCGCCGCGGCCTGTATTACGGAGAGAAAATTTCATGGAACCTCGATGACGTGAGGGAAGCTACTCTGTCTAAGGCTTCAACACGGCGTAAGCAAGAAGCCTCGACCCGTTTTGATACAGTCGAATCGGCAATCCGCCGCAAAATAGCCGACGTCGTCTCGTTCGATTCCACCCCCCTTACCCGTTTTATCTGGATGGAAAATCTACGCAAAGAAGAGTACGAAACGCTCGATTCCTCTTTTCACGACCTCCTTCCCCCATCACGCGTCGTCTTTGCCGACGATTCACCCGCCGAGGCTCTCTCAAAACTCGAGGCGCTCGCCGAATATGCCGACGAGCCTTATTCGGCTCTCAGAACAATTGGTTCGCTTAACGCGCATCGCCTCCTTCTCCCGACGCCGAAGGAGCCGTTCGGTTCTTTTCTCTCGGATGAGCAGTATCTTTTTTTGGATACTCCTTTCAGCGACGCGTGCACCACCCTCTATGGAGCCTCGGGAAGCGGCAAAAGTACATTGCTGCTGCGAAGAGCCGTCGCCGAAGTTTTACGCGACCGCACCTGCGTCGTTCTGATCGTGACGCCCACATCCCTGGCGGGGGAACTTTTACGGGACAAATGGATATCTCTGATGGAGTACGGAGCCTTCAGTATTCCGCTGGATTCCATCCGTTTTTGCACTCCCGAAGAGTTCGATGCGGCAGGCGAAATCACCGAAGATATCAGGATCATCATGTGCGACGACACCGACCGTATGGAAGGACCGTTTCTTGAAAAACTCAAAGCGATGCGGGGGGAGCGATGGCTTCTTTTATCGACGATGAGCGAGCCCGATACGCTGGAAAACACCTTTTTCCTTCTCAACCGCTATCGATATTCGGACAACGTCGCGATTCTCAACGCCACTGCCGCCCAGGCGCTGTTTATCCTTTTGAGTGAATTACGCCGCCGTCTTCAGGAGAGTGCCGCACATGAAGTGATGGTCGTTCTGCCGGAGCCGGCGATGCTGGTCGAATACAAAAAAGCGATCGATGAATACCTGGGGCTCAACTGCCGCATCCTGCAGCCCGGGTTCAGCCTCCAATACCAGAATCTCGACAACCTCCTTCTCGCAACCCCGGACATGATCAGCGGCATCCGTATTCCCCATCTTTACCTCCTTGATTTCTCCGAAACACCCGATTGTACCTTCGAACTAAGCCGTGCATCAGATACGGCGACTATAATCTTGGTTTCAAATTCGGACGTTCCCGTTACGTAA